From a region of the Myroides sp. JBRI-B21084 genome:
- a CDS encoding cupin-like domain-containing protein, with amino-acid sequence MGFNYIEIERVTKLTKKEFIENYYKKQKPVVITNQIEDWPAFTKWNLDFIKEIAGNKTVPLYDSRKTDYTKKVNEPDFKMTMAEYIDILEKGPTDLRIFLYNLMKDVPSLKNDMRWPDLGLRLIKSLPLVFFGGEDAKVFMHYDIDLSNIFHIHFSGNKQCVLVDPAQTKYMYRLPYSWICHEDINFDNPNFERFPALQKITPYRTNLQHGEMLYMPEGWWHYMKYLTPGFSLSLRALPGKPKNLYNAVRNIACYRLYDNFMRKRNGQEWLDYKDDVAIKRTNALLK; translated from the coding sequence ATGGGATTTAATTATATAGAAATTGAACGTGTAACAAAGCTTACAAAAAAAGAATTTATTGAAAATTACTACAAAAAACAAAAACCGGTAGTAATTACAAATCAAATCGAGGATTGGCCAGCGTTCACAAAATGGAATTTAGATTTTATTAAAGAAATTGCTGGTAATAAAACCGTACCACTTTACGATAGCCGCAAAACCGATTATACCAAAAAAGTAAACGAACCCGATTTTAAAATGACAATGGCAGAATATATTGACATTTTAGAAAAAGGACCTACTGATTTGCGTATTTTTCTATACAACCTAATGAAAGATGTTCCATCGTTAAAAAATGATATGCGCTGGCCCGATTTAGGTTTACGCTTAATAAAAAGTTTGCCATTGGTGTTTTTTGGTGGTGAAGATGCAAAAGTTTTTATGCATTACGATATTGATTTATCAAACATTTTTCACATACATTTTAGTGGAAATAAACAGTGTGTTTTGGTTGATCCTGCGCAAACAAAATACATGTATCGTTTGCCATATTCGTGGATATGCCATGAAGATATAAATTTTGACAATCCCAATTTTGAACGTTTTCCTGCGTTACAAAAAATCACACCTTATAGAACCAATTTACAACATGGCGAAATGTTATACATGCCCGAAGGTTGGTGGCATTATATGAAATATTTAACTCCTGGTTTTTCATTAAGCTTACGTGCATTACCTGGCAAACCTAAAAATTTATACAATGCCGTACGCAACATTGCTTGTTACCGTTTGTACGATAATTTTATGCGTAAACGCAACGGCCAAGAATGGTTAGATTATAAAGATGATGTGGCCATAAAACGAACCAATGCTTTGTTAAAATAG
- a CDS encoding CBS domain-containing protein yields MKQRVPVSQIMTTNLETLTINQSLYEAEKMFKKHGIRHIPVVEGKKIVGVLSYSDLLKISYADVTEGEEDVEAVVYDMFTIPQVMAKTPLTVTSETTVKEVVEILSKETFHSLPVVENDGELVGIVTTTDLLNYFLEQY; encoded by the coding sequence ATGAAACAAAGAGTTCCAGTATCGCAAATTATGACAACTAATTTAGAAACGTTAACCATTAATCAATCGCTTTACGAAGCAGAGAAAATGTTTAAAAAACACGGTATTAGACATATTCCTGTTGTTGAAGGTAAAAAGATTGTGGGTGTTTTAAGTTATTCTGATTTATTAAAAATTAGTTATGCCGATGTTACCGAAGGTGAAGAAGATGTTGAAGCAGTTGTTTACGATATGTTTACTATACCACAAGTAATGGCTAAAACGCCTTTAACGGTAACTAGTGAAACAACTGTTAAAGAAGTTGTTGAGATTTTATCTAAAGAAACTTTTCATTCGTTACCAGTAGTTGAAAACGATGGCGAGTTGGTTGGTATTGTTACTACTACCGATTTGTTAAATTACTTTTTAGAACAATATTAG
- a CDS encoding YiiX/YebB-like N1pC/P60 family cysteine hydrolase → MKNIILFLLLSISVFAQKSQLKNGDLLFINIDCGPMCNAINAVTNGYNNNDFNHMGLVSTTNNNDFFVYEAIGEAVVKTPLNVFLKYTKSTVYVGTLKPKYTSLIPKAIAFCETNLGVPYDDDFLYNNGKYYCSELVYDAFKFANKNKAFFKLFPMTYKEPNSNQFFPI, encoded by the coding sequence ATGAAAAACATAATTTTATTTTTACTGCTATCAATTTCAGTATTTGCTCAGAAAAGTCAACTAAAAAATGGCGATTTATTATTTATAAATATCGATTGTGGCCCTATGTGTAATGCCATAAACGCTGTTACAAACGGATACAACAACAACGATTTTAACCACATGGGGTTAGTATCTACAACCAATAATAACGATTTTTTTGTGTACGAAGCAATTGGCGAAGCAGTAGTAAAAACACCTTTAAACGTTTTTTTAAAATACACCAAAAGCACTGTTTATGTAGGTACTTTAAAGCCAAAATACACATCTCTTATCCCTAAGGCTATTGCTTTTTGTGAAACAAATTTAGGTGTACCTTATGATGATGATTTTTTATATAACAACGGTAAGTATTATTGTTCTGAATTGGTGTACGATGCTTTTAAATTCGCCAATAAAAACAAAGCTTTTTTTAAGTTGTTTCCAATGACATATAAAGAACCTAATTCAAACCAATTTTTCCCAATTTGA
- the truB gene encoding tRNA pseudouridine(55) synthase TruB, producing MQKFTTEEILEGQILLIDKPLTWSSFQAVNKVKYALLKNLDLPKKFKIGHAGTLDPLASGLLIICTGKFTKRIPELQGQIKEYTGTITVGATTPSYDLETEIDQNFPTNHITNDLIENTRQKFLGEIDQFPPIFSALKKDGKRLYEHARAGETVEIQSRKIEIIEFEITKINLPEIDFRVVCSKGTYIRSLAFDFGKALNSGGHLTALRRTKIGDFSTNNAIEPLDFEKIYNPNFKNAE from the coding sequence ATGCAAAAATTTACTACAGAAGAAATTCTTGAAGGGCAAATTTTATTAATTGACAAACCTTTAACTTGGAGTTCTTTTCAGGCGGTTAACAAAGTAAAATATGCCTTACTTAAAAATTTAGATTTACCTAAAAAATTTAAAATTGGTCATGCGGGTACTTTAGACCCTTTAGCATCGGGCTTATTAATTATTTGTACTGGAAAATTTACCAAACGCATACCCGAATTACAAGGACAAATTAAAGAATATACAGGTACAATAACCGTTGGCGCTACTACACCATCGTACGATTTAGAAACCGAAATAGATCAAAATTTTCCAACAAATCATATTACCAACGATTTAATTGAAAATACAAGACAAAAATTTTTGGGCGAAATAGATCAATTTCCTCCTATTTTTTCTGCCTTAAAAAAAGATGGAAAACGCTTGTATGAACATGCACGCGCTGGAGAAACCGTTGAAATTCAATCGAGAAAAATTGAAATTATTGAGTTTGAAATTACAAAAATTAACTTACCCGAAATTGATTTTAGAGTAGTTTGTAGCAAAGGCACTTACATACGATCTTTGGCATTTGATTTTGGAAAAGCGCTAAATTCAGGTGGTCACTTAACTGCTTTACGTAGAACTAAAATTGGTGATTTTTCTACAAACAATGCGATTGAACCTTTAGATTTTGAAAAAATTTACAATCCTAATTTTAAAAACGCTGAGTAA
- a CDS encoding undecaprenyl-diphosphate phosphatase, with the protein MDLLQAIIIAIIEGLTEYLPISSTAHMGFTAALLGMNESEFLKMFQVSIQFGAILSIVVLYWRKFFDFNNFNFYIKLAIAVIPALVLGYLFDDKIEAILGNQKAISAVLVLGGIVLLFVDRWFQSPKIHNEKEITIKKAITIGFWQCLAMMPGTSRSAASIIGGMTQGLSRKSAAEFSFFLAVPTMLAVTVYSVFVKTWGKGTAAEMKGYEMILQDQHHINLFLIGNTVAFITALIAVKTFIAVLTKYGFKFWGWYRIVIGIVLLIYFYNK; encoded by the coding sequence ATGGATTTACTACAAGCCATCATCATTGCAATAATTGAAGGATTAACCGAATATTTACCCATTTCATCAACAGCACACATGGGTTTTACTGCGGCTCTTTTAGGAATGAATGAGTCTGAATTTTTAAAAATGTTTCAAGTTTCAATACAATTCGGAGCTATTTTATCAATTGTGGTGCTTTATTGGAGAAAATTCTTCGATTTTAATAATTTTAATTTCTACATAAAACTTGCCATTGCCGTAATACCTGCCTTAGTGTTAGGCTATTTGTTTGATGATAAGATTGAAGCCATTTTAGGAAATCAAAAAGCTATTTCAGCAGTATTGGTTTTAGGAGGAATTGTGTTGCTTTTTGTAGATCGTTGGTTTCAATCTCCCAAAATTCATAACGAAAAAGAAATCACTATTAAAAAAGCCATTACCATTGGTTTTTGGCAATGTTTAGCCATGATGCCTGGCACATCACGTTCGGCAGCTTCTATTATTGGTGGAATGACGCAAGGATTAAGCAGAAAGTCTGCCGCAGAATTTTCTTTCTTTTTAGCTGTACCAACCATGCTTGCTGTTACCGTTTACTCGGTTTTTGTAAAAACATGGGGCAAAGGTACTGCAGCAGAAATGAAAGGCTACGAAATGATTTTACAAGATCAACACCATATTAATTTATTTTTAATTGGTAACACTGTTGCCTTTATAACTGCCTTAATTGCTGTAAAAACATTTATTGCTGTACTTACAAAATACGGATTTAAATTTTGGGGTTGGTACCGTATTGTTATTGGCATTGTTTTACTAATTTACTTTTACAATAAATAA
- a CDS encoding DUF3098 domain-containing protein, translating to MENKTEKSFLFTKQNYMFLLAGVAVIALGFLLMAGGNSTDPNVFNDAVFSFRRIRLAPTVIFIGFGICIYSIFLNPKKSK from the coding sequence ATGGAAAACAAAACCGAAAAATCATTTTTATTTACCAAACAAAATTACATGTTTTTGTTGGCAGGTGTAGCAGTTATTGCCTTAGGTTTTTTATTAATGGCTGGCGGTAATAGCACTGATCCTAATGTTTTTAACGATGCTGTTTTTAGTTTTAGAAGAATACGTTTAGCACCAACCGTAATTTTTATTGGGTTTGGAATTTGTATTTATTCCATATTTTTAAATCCTAAAAAAAGTAAATAA
- a CDS encoding cell division protein FtsX, translated as MATAYERYQKRRLLSSYFSVILSIFLVLFLLGSLGMFVINYEKISNNFKENIPMSIYFKEDVNEEQLAAYQTELGKQKFIKDLTFVHKDSAANTHQKTIGEDFVKFLGFNPLQHSFDLHFKGAYIEKDSIKEIELSIKENPLVSEVAYDPELVDLVNKNIKTISFWVLIITAVFAFISILLINSSLRLSIYSKRFIIKTMQMVGATKAFIRKPFIWNSVKLGMIGAGFAIIGILILTAYADSKLPTLELMADKKPIFLVCCGVFLLGIVITYISTYFATQRFLNLKSDDLYL; from the coding sequence ATGGCCACAGCGTACGAAAGATATCAAAAGAGAAGACTATTATCGTCTTACTTTTCGGTTATTTTAAGTATTTTCTTAGTATTATTTTTGTTAGGTTCATTAGGAATGTTCGTAATTAATTATGAAAAAATATCGAACAATTTTAAAGAAAACATCCCAATGTCTATCTATTTTAAAGAAGATGTGAATGAAGAGCAACTAGCTGCTTATCAAACCGAATTAGGTAAACAAAAGTTTATTAAAGATCTTACATTTGTACATAAAGATTCGGCTGCAAATACCCACCAAAAAACAATTGGTGAAGATTTTGTAAAGTTTTTAGGTTTTAACCCGTTGCAACATTCTTTTGACCTACACTTTAAAGGTGCTTACATTGAAAAAGATTCTATTAAAGAAATTGAATTAAGCATTAAAGAAAACCCTTTAGTTAGTGAAGTTGCCTACGACCCTGAATTGGTTGATTTGGTAAATAAAAACATTAAAACCATTAGTTTTTGGGTATTAATTATAACAGCTGTTTTTGCATTTATATCTATTTTATTAATAAACAGCTCGTTACGCCTATCTATTTACTCTAAACGTTTCATTATAAAAACCATGCAAATGGTAGGTGCAACCAAAGCATTTATACGCAAACCATTTATTTGGAACAGCGTAAAATTAGGAATGATAGGTGCTGGCTTTGCTATTATAGGTATTTTAATTTTAACTGCATATGCCGATAGTAAGCTACCAACTTTAGAATTAATGGCCGATAAAAAACCAATATTTTTAGTTTGTTGCGGCGTATTTTTACTGGGTATTGTAATTACATACATTAGTACTTATTTTGCAACGCAACGCTTTTTAAATTTAAAATCAGACGATTTATACTTATAA
- the leuS gene encoding leucine--tRNA ligase encodes MKYNPNEIEAKWQKYWSENNTFKASNQSTKPKYYVLDMFPYPSGAGLHVGHPLGYIASDIYARYKRHQGFNVLHPQGYDSFGLPAEQYAIQTGQHPAVTTETNIKRYREQLDKIGFSFDWSREVRTSNPEYYKHTQQIFIQLFNSWYNKTTDKAESICTLIDVFSKEGNANVHAVSDENIEIFSANQWNAFTADEQERILLKYRSTYLAETEVNWCPALGTVLANDEIVNGVSERGGHPVIRKKMTQWSMRISAYAERLLQGLETIDWSESIKEAQRNWIGKSVGASVVFNVMSSGVEASHQIEVFTTRPDTIFGVNFMTLAPEHELVSKITTPEQKAAVDAYVEATSKRSERERMADVKTISGVFTGAYAVHPFTQKPVAIWIGDYVLAGYGTGAVMAVPCGDERDYAFANYFAGQNGMPEIINIFNKDISEEAFTEKAGFELQNSDFLNGLDYKAATKKVIEALEKIGQGKAKVNYRLRDAVFSRQRYWGEPFPVYYVNGLPKMIDPKHLPIHLPEVEKYLPTEDGQPPLGNATVWAWDTVNNKVVATTEINNETIFPLELNTMPGWAGSSWYWLRYMDAANDTEMASKEAIDYWQNVDLYIGGSEHATGHLLYSRFWNKFLKDRGLVPTEEPFQKLINQGMILGMSAIVYRISGTNKYISKNLKNDYEIEEIRVDVNLVNASDEIDIEGLRNWIPEFKDAEFILENGRYYVGREVEKMSKRWYNVVNPDDICNEYGADTLRLYEMFLGPLEQAKPWNTAGITGVFGFLKKLWRLYADDNGLIVTNDEPTAEMYKSLHKTIKKVTEDIENFSFNTSVSQFMICVNELQQQKCNHRAILEPLAIVISPYAPHIAEELWSMLGHSESVSQQPFPKFEEKYLVESSKEYPVSFNGKMRFKIELPLDLTAEQIEEIIMNDERTQAQLQGKTPKKVIIVPGKIINLAGF; translated from the coding sequence ATGAAATACAATCCAAACGAAATTGAAGCTAAATGGCAAAAGTATTGGAGTGAAAATAACACTTTCAAGGCTAGTAATCAGTCAACAAAACCAAAATATTATGTGTTAGATATGTTTCCGTACCCATCGGGTGCAGGTTTACACGTTGGGCATCCGCTTGGTTACATTGCGTCTGATATTTATGCACGTTACAAACGCCATCAAGGTTTTAATGTTTTGCATCCGCAAGGATACGATTCGTTTGGTTTACCTGCCGAACAATATGCTATACAAACTGGGCAGCACCCTGCTGTAACTACCGAAACAAACATTAAGCGTTACCGTGAACAATTAGATAAAATTGGTTTCTCGTTTGATTGGAGTCGAGAAGTACGTACCTCAAACCCTGAATATTACAAACACACCCAGCAAATATTCATTCAGCTTTTTAACTCATGGTATAATAAAACAACCGACAAAGCCGAAAGTATTTGTACATTAATTGATGTTTTTTCTAAAGAAGGAAATGCTAATGTTCATGCTGTTTCCGATGAAAATATTGAAATTTTTTCGGCAAATCAGTGGAATGCTTTTACAGCCGATGAACAAGAACGTATTTTATTAAAATACAGATCGACTTATTTGGCTGAAACCGAAGTGAATTGGTGCCCTGCATTAGGAACAGTTTTAGCAAACGATGAAATTGTAAACGGCGTTTCAGAACGTGGTGGCCACCCTGTTATTCGTAAAAAAATGACTCAGTGGAGCATGCGTATTTCAGCGTATGCAGAACGTTTGTTGCAAGGTTTAGAAACAATTGATTGGAGCGAATCTATTAAAGAAGCGCAACGTAATTGGATAGGGAAATCGGTTGGTGCTTCAGTGGTATTTAATGTCATGTCGAGCGGAGTCGAGGCATCTCATCAAATTGAAGTTTTTACAACTCGTCCTGATACTATTTTTGGAGTAAATTTTATGACGTTGGCTCCAGAACATGAATTGGTTTCAAAAATTACCACCCCCGAACAAAAAGCTGCTGTTGATGCGTATGTAGAAGCTACTTCTAAACGATCTGAACGCGAACGTATGGCCGATGTTAAAACTATTTCGGGTGTATTTACCGGTGCGTATGCTGTTCATCCGTTTACACAAAAGCCAGTAGCAATTTGGATTGGCGATTATGTTTTAGCAGGATACGGAACAGGTGCTGTAATGGCGGTGCCGTGTGGCGATGAACGCGATTATGCTTTTGCAAATTATTTTGCAGGCCAAAACGGAATGCCCGAAATAATCAATATTTTTAATAAAGATATTTCTGAAGAAGCTTTTACAGAAAAAGCAGGTTTTGAATTACAAAATTCTGACTTTTTAAACGGATTAGATTACAAAGCAGCAACTAAAAAAGTTATTGAAGCACTTGAAAAAATAGGGCAGGGAAAAGCAAAAGTAAACTACCGTTTGCGCGATGCTGTTTTTTCGCGTCAGCGTTATTGGGGCGAACCTTTTCCGGTTTATTATGTAAACGGTTTACCTAAAATGATTGACCCGAAACATTTACCTATACATTTACCCGAAGTAGAAAAGTATTTACCAACCGAAGACGGACAGCCACCTTTAGGTAACGCAACCGTTTGGGCATGGGATACTGTAAATAATAAAGTAGTTGCAACCACCGAAATTAATAATGAAACCATTTTTCCGTTAGAATTAAATACCATGCCAGGTTGGGCAGGATCGTCGTGGTATTGGTTGCGTTATATGGATGCTGCAAATGATACCGAAATGGCTTCTAAAGAAGCTATTGATTACTGGCAAAATGTTGATTTATATATTGGAGGAAGCGAACATGCAACCGGACATTTACTGTACTCGCGTTTTTGGAATAAGTTTTTAAAAGACCGCGGTTTGGTACCAACCGAAGAACCTTTTCAAAAGTTAATCAACCAAGGAATGATTTTGGGAATGAGTGCAATTGTTTACAGAATTTCTGGGACAAATAAATATATTTCTAAAAATCTTAAAAACGATTATGAGATTGAAGAAATACGAGTTGATGTAAATTTAGTAAATGCTTCAGATGAAATTGATATAGAAGGATTAAGAAACTGGATTCCGGAATTTAAAGATGCTGAATTTATATTAGAAAACGGAAGATATTATGTAGGTCGCGAGGTTGAAAAAATGTCTAAACGTTGGTATAATGTAGTAAACCCAGACGATATTTGTAACGAATACGGTGCCGATACCTTGCGTTTATACGAAATGTTTTTAGGTCCGTTAGAGCAGGCAAAACCATGGAATACGGCTGGTATTACAGGTGTTTTTGGGTTCCTTAAAAAACTATGGCGTTTGTATGCCGATGATAACGGATTAATTGTTACCAACGACGAACCAACGGCCGAAATGTACAAATCGTTGCATAAAACAATTAAAAAAGTAACCGAAGATATTGAGAATTTCTCGTTTAATACATCGGTTTCTCAATTCATGATTTGTGTAAACGAACTGCAACAGCAAAAATGTAATCATCGTGCTATTTTAGAGCCGTTAGCAATTGTAATTTCGCCTTATGCACCGCATATTGCCGAAGAATTATGGAGTATGTTAGGGCATTCAGAATCGGTTTCGCAACAACCGTTTCCAAAGTTCGAAGAAAAATATCTGGTTGAAAGTTCAAAAGAATATCCGGTTTCGTTCAACGGAAAAATGCGTTTTAAAATTGAATTACCTTTAGATTTAACCGCAGAACAAATTGAAGAAATCATTATGAACGATGAACGTACACAAGCACAATTACAAGGTAAAACACCTAAAAAAGTAATTATCGTTCCTGGTAAAATCATCAATTTAGCTGGATTTTAA
- a CDS encoding c-type cytochrome, with protein MNHKKYVGILLVLLTLFFIYNFHIYTDKENYADVVLTQKALRGQHLWYKNNCNSCHQIYGLGGYLGPDLTNIYSFRNQNDAYLKILFNSGIKTMPLFDFNEQEKEELVQFLKEIDQTGHSPNIHSKIEINGWIDINHKKQHHE; from the coding sequence ATGAATCATAAAAAATATGTAGGGATTCTTTTGGTCCTATTAACGTTATTTTTCATTTATAATTTTCATATTTATACCGATAAAGAAAATTACGCCGATGTTGTTTTAACTCAAAAAGCACTACGCGGGCAGCATTTATGGTACAAAAACAACTGCAATTCGTGCCATCAAATATACGGTTTGGGTGGTTATTTAGGTCCCGATTTAACCAATATTTATTCTTTTAGAAACCAAAATGATGCCTATTTAAAAATTTTGTTTAACAGCGGTATTAAAACCATGCCCTTGTTTGATTTTAACGAACAAGAAAAAGAGGAACTAGTACAGTTTTTAAAGGAAATCGATCAAACGGGGCATTCACCAAATATTCATTCTAAAATTGAAATTAACGGTTGGATTGATATCAATCATAAAAAACAACATCATGAATAA
- a CDS encoding cbb3-type cytochrome c oxidase subunit I has product MNKCYALYFVTVGLLSLILTLFCGLVCGFQYIIPSFVKSILPFNVMRPLHTLFAVGWVVLTVTGSIYYYLDTKIKEHNQTMLHLLIFVFTGLGIAFSYIFKNFQGKEYLEFPTFFYFPIIFGWILFGIRFFKSEAKSFKKWPVYKWMWATGIVLMIYHFSEAHLLLLPYFKQHFVQNVALQWKAGGSFVGSWNMLVYGTSIYVMSKIGQNQNYAHSKKAFFFYFLGLANLMFGWAHHIYIVPTAVWIRYFAYIISMTEWVVLISIIYDWKKSLQTTTKTSFALSYKLMLMADFWVFLNVLLALLISIPAINLFTHGTHITVAHSMGTTIGINTLILLSSVTYILEKQQILNESIIKKAKFLLNIFNVSFTLFFLCLLLMGVKKSIWIFTANNITFTQLHESMFWLYVLFIAFGLGLIVGLCGVVFILLKGIKIMLNLKLY; this is encoded by the coding sequence ATGAATAAATGTTACGCTTTATACTTCGTCACAGTTGGATTACTTTCGTTAATATTAACATTATTTTGTGGTTTAGTCTGTGGTTTTCAGTATATTATTCCAAGTTTTGTTAAATCTATTTTACCGTTTAATGTTATGCGGCCGCTGCATACCCTTTTTGCGGTAGGTTGGGTTGTATTAACGGTTACAGGTAGTATTTACTATTATTTAGATACTAAAATAAAAGAACACAATCAAACCATGTTGCATTTGTTAATTTTTGTGTTTACAGGTTTGGGTATTGCTTTTTCGTATATTTTTAAAAATTTCCAAGGTAAAGAATACCTTGAATTCCCTACCTTTTTTTATTTCCCAATAATTTTTGGTTGGATTTTATTTGGAATTCGTTTTTTTAAATCTGAAGCTAAATCGTTTAAAAAATGGCCGGTTTATAAATGGATGTGGGCTACAGGAATCGTTTTAATGATTTATCATTTTTCCGAGGCACATTTGTTGTTATTGCCTTATTTTAAGCAGCATTTTGTACAAAATGTAGCACTACAATGGAAAGCAGGTGGCTCATTTGTTGGCTCATGGAATATGTTAGTTTATGGAACATCAATTTATGTAATGTCTAAAATTGGTCAAAATCAAAATTATGCACATTCTAAAAAAGCATTCTTTTTTTACTTTTTAGGGTTAGCCAATTTAATGTTTGGCTGGGCACACCATATTTATATTGTGCCAACTGCTGTATGGATTCGTTATTTTGCCTATATAATAAGTATGACCGAGTGGGTTGTGTTAATCTCAATTATTTATGATTGGAAAAAAAGTTTACAAACAACCACAAAAACAAGCTTTGCGCTTTCGTACAAATTAATGTTAATGGCCGATTTTTGGGTGTTTTTAAATGTTCTTTTGGCATTGCTAATTTCTATTCCTGCTATAAATTTATTTACACACGGTACACATATTACAGTAGCACATTCAATGGGTACAACAATTGGTATTAATACTTTAATTTTGTTATCGTCGGTTACATATATTTTAGAAAAACAACAGATTTTAAATGAATCAATTATAAAAAAGGCAAAGTTTTTATTAAATATTTTTAACGTTTCATTTACCTTGTTTTTTTTGTGCCTTTTATTAATGGGTGTAAAAAAATCAATTTGGATTTTTACTGCTAACAATATAACATTTACACAGTTACATGAATCAATGTTTTGGCTTTATGTGCTTTTTATAGCATTTGGTCTAGGGTTGATTGTAGGTTTGTGTGGTGTTGTTTTTATTTTATTAAAAGGTATTAAAATCATGTTAAACCTTAAGTTATACTGA
- the nadA gene encoding quinolinate synthase NadA, with amino-acid sequence MELLKQKILELKKQKNAVILAHYYQLPEIQEIADYVGDSLGLSQEAEKTNAKIILFAGVHFMAETAKLLNPSKKVILPDLEAGCSLADSCPPAAFKKFILEHPKHVVITYVNCSAEIKAMSHLVCTSSNAEKVVQSIPEDVPIIFAPDKNLGNYINKISNRKMVLWNGSCIVHEAFSIDKLIDLHKQHPDAVIIAHPESETHILKTATFIGSTAEMIDFVKHSQHQKFIVATEAGILYKMQLDVPNKILIPAPSIADNTCACSECAFMKLNTLQKVYDCLVNESPEIIIPVEIAKKAILPIKRMLELSK; translated from the coding sequence ATGGAATTGTTAAAACAAAAAATTCTTGAACTTAAAAAGCAAAAAAATGCTGTTATTTTAGCACATTATTATCAGTTACCAGAAATTCAAGAAATTGCTGATTATGTAGGTGATAGTTTGGGACTTTCACAAGAAGCCGAAAAAACCAATGCCAAAATTATTTTATTTGCAGGCGTGCATTTTATGGCCGAAACAGCAAAACTTTTAAATCCTTCAAAAAAAGTAATTTTACCCGATTTAGAAGCTGGTTGTTCATTAGCAGATTCTTGTCCGCCGGCAGCTTTTAAGAAATTTATTTTAGAACACCCAAAGCATGTGGTAATTACCTATGTAAATTGTTCGGCCGAAATTAAAGCCATGAGTCATTTGGTTTGCACATCTTCTAATGCTGAAAAAGTGGTGCAATCGATTCCTGAAGACGTTCCAATTATATTTGCGCCCGATAAAAATCTAGGTAATTACATCAATAAAATATCAAATCGCAAAATGGTTTTGTGGAATGGCAGTTGTATAGTACACGAAGCTTTTTCAATAGATAAATTAATAGATTTACATAAACAGCATCCCGATGCTGTAATTATTGCACATCCCGAGTCCGAAACACATATTTTAAAAACAGCTACTTTTATTGGTTCTACCGCAGAAATGATTGATTTTGTAAAACATAGTCAACATCAAAAATTTATTGTTGCTACCGAAGCAGGTATTTTGTATAAAATGCAGTTAGATGTTCCAAATAAAATATTAATTCCAGCGCCATCAATTGCCGATAATACGTGTGCATGTAGCGAATGCGCATTTATGAAACTAAATACTTTACAAAAAGTATATGATTGCCTTGTTAATGAATCGCCTGAAATAATTATACCCGTTGAAATTGCAAAAAAAGCAATTTTACCAATTAAACGTATGCTTGAACTTTCAAAATAA